A stretch of Clostridium formicaceticum DNA encodes these proteins:
- a CDS encoding RecX family transcriptional regulator has protein sequence MCNANDPSYKQAFQLALRYLSYKIRSEHELFIHLSNKGHPSTCIDAVIKKLKSLHYLDDKKFAEVFVRSMMENQRKGRNLVKKVLTEKGISDEVIVDALSLYPLEKEIKIAKEMTEKFFFQKKSLPLNQLKIKVYHYLLQKGFTKEALNKSLVYLEEDEKFQRIMMEQQDTYCAEAMDLAKKFYEKYTKKESNPFKLKQKIYGQLLRRGYSFDLIQSVIEELL, from the coding sequence ATGTGTAACGCCAACGATCCTTCATATAAGCAAGCCTTTCAATTAGCATTAAGATATTTGTCCTATAAGATAAGAAGTGAGCATGAATTATTTATCCATTTGTCTAATAAAGGTCATCCTTCTACCTGTATTGATGCAGTTATTAAGAAACTTAAAAGCCTTCATTACTTAGACGATAAAAAGTTTGCAGAAGTCTTTGTAAGAAGTATGATGGAAAATCAGCGAAAGGGAAGAAATCTTGTCAAAAAAGTCCTTACAGAAAAAGGAATATCCGATGAGGTGATTGTAGATGCTTTATCTTTATATCCCTTGGAGAAAGAAATCAAAATAGCAAAAGAGATGACGGAAAAATTCTTTTTTCAAAAAAAGAGTCTGCCTCTAAATCAACTAAAAATAAAAGTATATCACTATTTATTACAAAAAGGATTCACCAAAGAAGCTCTCAACAAGAGTTTGGTTTATTTAGAAGAGGATGAAAAGTTTCAACGCATTATGATGGAACAACAAGACACTTATTGCGCTGAGGCTATGGATTTGGCTAAAAAATTCTATGAAAAGTATACAAAAAAAGAATCCAATCCCTTTAAGCTAAAACAAAAAATATATGGTCAGTTATTGCGAAGGGGCTATTCTTTTGATTTAATTCAATCAGTGATAGAAGAATTATTATGA
- the spoIVB gene encoding SpoIVB peptidase, whose amino-acid sequence MIDKFKYRKSFIVVTGILLVFSLYAFFIQITGGFDKEYNISIGDDYTLSHRFPILLSGLDVDKDSIIQITQLKDSKFNLRRSFQVKTIEKGTASLHLKMFGVVPYKNIKVNVVPQLQVVPGGHSIGVKLNTDGVLVVGLAQITDAAGKSHNLGEASGIRIGDTLIAINNIKVDNAVHVGELIKESNGKELKLTLKRDIKEYTTTLIPIKSAEDQQYRLGLWVRDKTAGVGTMTFYHPETQKFGALGHAITDIDTGKILSIKDGEIIKSRVVSIEPGKRGKPGEIRGVFYDVNEPIGKLEKNTEYGVYGEMLENIGNDYYKRSLPIGYQHEITEGPAYILTTTDANKIEKYAIEILKINHQTKVDGKSMIIKVTDKALLEKTGGIIQGMSGSPIIQNDKIIGAVTHVLINDPTKGYGIFIEWMIEESGIFDKNLKNVVEN is encoded by the coding sequence TTGATTGATAAGTTTAAATATAGAAAAAGTTTTATAGTAGTAACTGGTATATTACTGGTTTTTAGCTTATATGCTTTTTTTATACAAATCACTGGCGGTTTCGATAAAGAATATAACATATCTATTGGTGATGACTATACATTAAGTCACAGATTTCCAATATTACTTTCTGGTTTAGATGTTGATAAGGATTCAATTATACAAATTACACAGCTAAAGGACTCTAAATTCAATCTTCGAAGAAGTTTTCAAGTAAAAACGATTGAAAAAGGGACGGCTAGTTTACACTTAAAGATGTTTGGTGTGGTGCCCTATAAAAATATTAAAGTCAATGTAGTGCCTCAACTACAGGTGGTCCCAGGAGGACATTCTATTGGGGTAAAGTTAAACACGGATGGGGTTTTGGTGGTGGGTCTTGCCCAGATAACAGATGCAGCTGGAAAGAGTCATAACTTAGGAGAAGCTAGTGGCATAAGAATAGGCGATACTTTAATAGCAATAAATAATATAAAGGTAGATAATGCGGTTCATGTAGGGGAACTAATAAAAGAAAGTAACGGGAAAGAGTTAAAATTAACCCTTAAAAGGGATATAAAGGAATATACAACAACCCTTATCCCAATAAAATCTGCAGAAGACCAGCAGTATAGGTTAGGATTATGGGTGAGAGATAAAACTGCCGGCGTAGGAACCATGACTTTTTATCATCCTGAGACGCAAAAATTTGGTGCATTAGGTCATGCGATTACGGATATTGATACGGGAAAAATTTTATCGATTAAAGATGGAGAAATTATCAAATCAAGGGTGGTTTCTATAGAGCCAGGAAAAAGAGGGAAACCAGGAGAAATAAGAGGTGTTTTTTATGATGTAAATGAACCTATTGGTAAGTTAGAGAAAAATACTGAATACGGTGTATATGGCGAAATGTTGGAAAATATAGGTAATGACTACTACAAAAGGTCGCTTCCTATCGGTTACCAACATGAAATTACAGAAGGACCTGCTTATATCTTAACCACAACCGACGCTAATAAGATCGAAAAATATGCTATCGAAATATTGAAGATCAATCATCAAACAAAAGTAGATGGCAAAAGCATGATTATTAAAGTTACAGATAAAGCTTTATTAGAGAAAACAGGCGGCATTATTCAAGGTATGAGCGGTAGTCCAATCATTCAGAATGATAAAATTATAGGTGCAGTTACCCATGTGCTTATTAACGATCCTACAAAAGGTTACGGTATTTTTATCGAATGGATGATAGAAGAGTCGGGAATATTTGATAAAAATCTCAAAAATGTTGTAGAAAATTAG
- the recN gene encoding DNA repair protein RecN produces the protein MLLELEVKDFALIDKLNLHFDSGLNILTGETGAGKSIIIDAVNMAIGERADRDFVRSGSKKSMIQAVFSTKDVTGLNSILEEYGIDWEEEQTLIVTREIHVNGRSVSRVNGIIVNQGVLKRITEKLIDIHGQHQHQSLLNSDFHIDVLDAYGGKKIQDLLKLLAEKYKKYASLQKKLNSFCYDEMERERKIDLLKFQIEEIDGAKLKIGEEEVLLQQKNLLSNSEKIYTTLATIYEDFYDSTMQPSVLDHISRSVKSLQNLSLLDDDLNHYYTTLEDIQYRLQDMVMEVRNYKDGIDFHPETLQEIEKRLDILNNLKRKYGASIEEILDYKEKIQQELDDYTYSEEKIEEIKKEIQKEQKELQDLSLEISSLRNKAAKSFEDELIDILQSLNMKKVSFSIKITQPTDPDGEYRITAKGLDKVEFMLSSNAGEPLKPLSKVASGGEMSRVMLALKTILAHVDGIPTLIFDEIDSGISGLTAQTVGEKLYHISKNRQVICITHLPQIAAMADTHFLIEKETEDNTTKTHINKLDQKTRLYELGRLLGGEITEITLKHAEEMIGHADKKIKAEKP, from the coding sequence ATGCTTTTGGAGCTGGAGGTAAAAGACTTTGCTTTAATTGATAAGTTAAACCTACATTTTGATAGTGGTTTAAATATACTGACGGGAGAAACAGGGGCAGGAAAATCGATTATTATAGATGCAGTAAATATGGCTATCGGTGAGCGGGCAGATCGAGATTTTGTAAGATCTGGTAGCAAAAAATCAATGATACAAGCTGTTTTTTCTACAAAGGATGTAACGGGCTTAAACAGTATTTTAGAAGAATACGGTATAGATTGGGAGGAAGAACAAACCCTCATCGTTACCAGGGAGATCCATGTAAATGGGAGAAGCGTCAGCAGAGTGAATGGTATCATTGTGAATCAAGGGGTGTTAAAACGCATTACTGAAAAGTTAATCGATATACACGGTCAGCATCAGCATCAGTCTTTATTAAATTCTGATTTTCATATAGATGTATTAGATGCTTATGGAGGAAAAAAAATTCAAGACTTGTTGAAACTTTTAGCAGAAAAGTATAAAAAATATGCATCTTTACAAAAAAAACTCAATTCTTTTTGTTACGACGAGATGGAGAGAGAGAGAAAAATCGATTTACTGAAGTTCCAAATTGAGGAAATCGATGGTGCTAAGCTGAAGATAGGAGAAGAGGAAGTGTTGCTTCAGCAAAAAAATCTTTTAAGTAATAGCGAAAAAATATATACAACGCTAGCCACCATCTATGAAGATTTCTACGATAGTACAATGCAGCCTTCTGTACTGGATCATATTTCAAGAAGTGTGAAATCTCTACAAAATCTTTCGTTGTTGGATGATGATCTAAACCATTATTATACCACCTTGGAGGATATCCAGTATAGGCTTCAAGACATGGTAATGGAGGTGCGAAACTATAAGGACGGCATTGATTTTCATCCAGAAACACTGCAGGAAATCGAAAAAAGATTAGATATTCTTAATAATCTTAAAAGAAAATATGGCGCTTCTATTGAGGAAATTCTAGACTATAAAGAAAAGATTCAACAAGAATTAGATGATTATACCTATAGTGAGGAAAAAATAGAAGAAATAAAAAAAGAAATACAGAAAGAACAAAAAGAATTACAAGATTTATCTCTGGAGATTAGCAGCTTGAGAAATAAAGCCGCTAAGTCCTTCGAAGATGAACTCATAGATATTTTACAAAGTTTAAATATGAAAAAAGTATCTTTTTCTATTAAAATTACGCAGCCTACAGATCCTGATGGCGAATATAGGATTACTGCTAAAGGCTTGGATAAAGTGGAGTTCATGTTATCTAGTAATGCAGGCGAACCGTTAAAGCCTCTTTCCAAAGTAGCCTCTGGGGGCGAAATGTCCAGGGTAATGCTGGCATTAAAAACAATACTAGCCCATGTAGATGGCATACCAACGTTAATATTTGATGAAATTGATTCAGGTATTAGTGGCCTAACTGCTCAGACAGTCGGTGAAAAGCTTTACCATATTTCAAAAAATCGTCAGGTCATATGCATTACGCATTTGCCTCAAATAGCTGCTATGGCAGATACACATTTTTTAATTGAAAAGGAAACAGAAGACAATACAACAAAAACCCATATCAATAAATTAGATCAAAAAACAAGGTTATACGAATTGGGAAGATTGTTGGGTGGAGAAATAACGGAAATTACTTTAAAGCATGCGGAAGAAATGATTGGTCATGCCGATAAAAAAATAAAAGCCGAAAAACCTTAA
- a CDS encoding TlyA family RNA methyltransferase, with translation MDKLRLDTLLVEKGYFDSREKARRTIMAGLVFIDQQKTDKPGTKVSSDCNILVKGNAIPYVSRGGLKLEKAMKEFHIDLRDKVCLDIGASTGGFTDCMLQNAAAKVYAIDVGYGQLDWKLRQDPRVVVMERRNIRYVEPQELEELGDFASIDVSFISLKLVLPVVKTLLKASLSEIVALVKPQFEAGKEKVGKKGVVKDINVHREVVEGIINYARSLGFHIRDFSYSPIKGPEGNIEYLLHMQINPSSDQGVTQEEIDRIISESHESLEGI, from the coding sequence ATGGATAAATTAAGATTAGATACGCTTTTGGTGGAAAAAGGATATTTTGATAGCAGAGAAAAAGCTCGGCGTACGATTATGGCGGGCTTAGTTTTTATAGATCAACAAAAGACTGATAAGCCTGGAACAAAGGTAAGCAGCGATTGTAACATTTTAGTAAAAGGCAATGCTATTCCCTACGTTAGTAGAGGGGGACTAAAGCTTGAAAAGGCTATGAAGGAATTTCATATTGATTTAAGGGATAAGGTTTGTTTAGATATTGGCGCTTCAACCGGCGGGTTTACAGATTGTATGCTTCAAAATGCTGCTGCGAAGGTTTATGCTATTGATGTAGGTTATGGCCAGTTAGATTGGAAACTACGGCAAGATCCAAGGGTGGTTGTAATGGAACGAAGAAATATTCGTTATGTAGAGCCCCAGGAACTGGAGGAATTAGGGGATTTTGCCTCTATTGATGTATCCTTTATCTCTCTGAAGCTAGTGCTTCCGGTGGTGAAAACCCTACTAAAGGCATCTTTATCAGAAATTGTTGCTCTAGTAAAGCCTCAATTTGAAGCCGGTAAGGAAAAGGTAGGAAAAAAAGGTGTGGTGAAAGATATAAATGTTCATAGGGAAGTAGTTGAGGGTATAATAAATTATGCAAGGTCTTTAGGATTTCACATACGAGATTTTTCTTATTCTCCTATTAAGGGGCCAGAGGGAAATATTGAATATTTATTACATATGCAAATAAATCCCTCGTCAGATCAAGGTGTTACCCAGGAAGAAATAGATAGAATAATTTCTGAGTCTCATGAATCTTTAGAGGGTATATAA
- a CDS encoding copper transporter has translation MVFDMKYYVVTIAAIFISLGIGIFIGFNMNGGEIYLEHQQQLIDSLENSFGEFRLEKEDLQNTIEELELEKEKQEDFIQKAYYEIIDDKLFNLNIAVIQTSEDYYYDDIKIALQEAGGNVPAQLVYTNKILYLTEEELDHINYSFGVTLTKEAVLGQTNNDILTLLRDGKVSNLLNYLITNDFIRFSEYEAFDYTVDQIILAGGSQKENDEVLKAVDLDLIQKIQNQNMKVVGVERLDTAYSYIPSYKNSGISTIDNVDTFFGRMALILTAAGREGSFGEKEYSDQLVPLGGYQ, from the coding sequence GTGGTATTTGATATGAAATATTATGTGGTTACAATCGCTGCTATATTTATTTCTCTAGGTATTGGTATTTTTATTGGATTTAATATGAATGGTGGAGAGATATATTTAGAGCATCAGCAACAACTAATAGATAGTCTTGAAAATAGCTTTGGGGAATTTAGACTAGAGAAGGAAGATTTGCAAAATACCATTGAAGAATTAGAATTAGAAAAAGAAAAACAGGAAGATTTTATTCAAAAAGCTTACTATGAAATTATTGATGATAAATTATTTAATCTTAATATAGCTGTGATACAAACTTCAGAGGACTATTATTATGATGATATAAAAATTGCGTTACAGGAAGCGGGAGGTAATGTTCCAGCACAACTGGTATATACGAATAAAATCCTTTATTTAACAGAGGAAGAATTAGATCATATTAACTATTCTTTCGGCGTGACCTTAACAAAGGAGGCGGTGTTAGGTCAAACAAACAATGATATTTTAACATTGTTAAGGGATGGCAAAGTATCTAATTTATTAAATTATCTCATTACAAACGACTTTATACGATTTTCTGAATATGAAGCATTTGATTATACAGTGGATCAAATTATTCTTGCTGGAGGAAGCCAAAAAGAGAATGATGAAGTGTTAAAGGCGGTTGACTTGGATTTAATTCAGAAAATACAAAATCAAAATATGAAGGTAGTAGGGGTAGAAAGACTAGATACAGCTTATTCTTATATACCCTCTTATAAAAATAGTGGAATTTCTACAATAGATAATGTGGATACTTTTTTCGGAAGGATGGCTTTAATTCTGACAGCAGCCGGAAGAGAAGGGTCTTTTGGAGAAAAGGAATACTCGGATCAGCTGGTACCTTTAGGAGGATATCAATAA
- a CDS encoding arginine repressor, translated as MKYTRHAKILEIIDNKEIETQEELSEELKKIGLNVTQATVSRDIKELRLIKVMSKSGKYKYATLNSQENILSDRLVRLFKDAILSYDHAGNILVLRTIPAAAQAAASAIDAANMEDIVGTVAGDDTIFVVIRDATKMEEMIEKFRKLMR; from the coding sequence ATGAAATATACTAGGCATGCAAAAATTTTAGAGATCATAGATAACAAAGAGATCGAAACCCAAGAAGAACTGTCGGAGGAATTGAAAAAAATTGGCTTAAATGTTACGCAAGCCACTGTTTCAAGAGACATTAAAGAATTGAGACTGATTAAAGTAATGTCTAAAAGCGGAAAATATAAATATGCTACGCTAAACAGCCAGGAAAATATTTTATCTGACAGGTTAGTGAGGTTATTTAAAGATGCCATACTATCCTATGACCATGCCGGTAATATTTTAGTTTTAAGAACCATACCAGCAGCAGCGCAGGCAGCTGCATCCGCTATAGATGCAGCAAATATGGAGGATATTGTCGGTACAGTTGCAGGTGATGATACGATTTTTGTTGTCATAAGAGATGCGACAAAAATGGAGGAAATGATTGAAAAGTTTAGAAAACTAATGCGATAG
- a CDS encoding 3'-5' exonuclease, producing the protein MKYIVFDFEFNSSFKIDRKTKKLIRGNANPLCPQEIIEIGAVKTNAKIEIEDTFQIFVKPQLYTKLHPKVKKKTKITKEDLLKGIPFQDAIKRFTQWIDTDHFMMCSWGQDDINELKRNCGFFHIKTHWIDKYCDIQKMCMGHLNLPKGEQVGLKKALEILHIEIDKDFHKALNDAVYTAKILSVLKNQRK; encoded by the coding sequence ATGAAATATATCGTATTTGACTTTGAATTTAATTCTTCCTTTAAGATCGATAGAAAGACAAAAAAACTCATAAGAGGTAATGCCAATCCATTATGCCCTCAAGAAATTATTGAGATAGGGGCGGTGAAAACAAATGCTAAAATTGAGATAGAAGATACCTTTCAAATCTTTGTTAAGCCTCAATTATACACAAAGCTTCATCCAAAAGTAAAGAAGAAGACCAAAATTACCAAGGAGGATTTATTAAAAGGTATCCCTTTTCAAGATGCAATAAAACGATTTACTCAGTGGATTGATACAGATCATTTTATGATGTGTTCTTGGGGACAGGATGATATCAATGAGCTAAAAAGAAACTGCGGCTTTTTTCATATAAAGACCCATTGGATTGATAAGTATTGTGATATACAAAAAATGTGTATGGGTCATTTAAATCTCCCTAAAGGGGAGCAGGTGGGCTTAAAAAAGGCATTAGAGATTTTACATATAGAGATAGACAAAGACTTCCATAAGGCCCTCAATGACGCTGTATATACTGCTAAAATATTAAGCGTATTAAAAAATCAAAGAAAATAA
- the dxs gene encoding 1-deoxy-D-xylulose-5-phosphate synthase, with product MYKILEQINSPDDLKKLKNNEIKILAEDIRRFLVDSVSKTGGHLASNLGVVELTLALHTVFNTLEDKIVWDVGHQSYVHKILTDRKPQFHTIRQYKGISGFPKRYESPHDHFDTGHSSTSISAALGLASARDLNKDKYAVVAVIGDGALTGGMAFEALNHAGQSKKNLIVILNDNEMSISENVGGLSNYLNKIRTNTVYSKVKGDVENLITSIPAIGKTVIKTAGKAKDCIKYLFVPGALFEELGFKYIGPIDGHNYSEICKVLKSCKNIPGPILLHVMTQKGKGYALAEKFPDKFHGVNPFKIETGKPISSNKNITYSEVAGNTLVACAEKDKRVVAITAAMPGGTGLSPFAKRFPERFFDVGIAEQHAVTFAAGMAVSGYKPCFAVYSTFLQRAYDQVVHDVCLQNLPVIFLIDRAGLVGNDGETHHGSFDISFLSPVPNLTIMSPKNGWELEKMIEFAMQHHGPVAIRYPRGSAITMENSIKNPIALGKSEILYEGGNDAFIIAVGHMNAYALKICEELKEKSIGSTLCNFRFIKPMDETMLIKQVKNHKKVYVIEDNAKIGGVGSQIQALLNNYRILKEVNTIGLPDAFIEHGDVNTLYQLYGLSIEEIVNRITEDFASKNFKNIRIR from the coding sequence ATGTATAAAATTTTAGAACAAATCAACTCTCCTGATGATTTAAAAAAGTTGAAAAATAACGAAATAAAGATTTTAGCAGAAGATATTAGGAGATTTTTGGTTGATTCTGTTTCTAAAACAGGAGGGCACTTAGCTTCCAACCTTGGGGTTGTAGAACTGACTTTAGCTTTACATACAGTTTTTAATACCCTAGAAGATAAAATTGTTTGGGACGTAGGACATCAAAGCTATGTGCATAAGATATTAACTGATAGGAAACCTCAATTTCATACCATCAGACAATATAAAGGTATTAGTGGATTTCCTAAGAGATATGAAAGTCCTCATGATCACTTTGATACCGGCCACAGTAGCACTTCCATCTCGGCTGCGCTGGGTTTAGCCAGTGCTAGGGATTTAAATAAAGATAAGTATGCTGTTGTTGCTGTAATTGGCGATGGAGCCTTAACAGGAGGCATGGCCTTTGAAGCCTTAAACCATGCTGGACAAAGCAAAAAAAATCTCATTGTTATTTTAAACGATAACGAAATGTCCATATCTGAAAATGTTGGAGGGCTATCAAATTACTTAAACAAAATCAGGACAAATACAGTTTATTCTAAGGTAAAGGGGGATGTGGAAAATTTAATTACCAGCATACCTGCTATTGGAAAGACGGTTATAAAAACTGCAGGAAAAGCAAAAGACTGTATTAAATATCTTTTTGTTCCAGGCGCTTTGTTTGAAGAACTAGGTTTCAAGTATATTGGACCAATAGATGGTCACAATTATAGTGAAATTTGCAAGGTTTTAAAGAGCTGCAAAAACATACCTGGACCCATATTATTGCATGTGATGACACAAAAAGGAAAAGGATATGCTTTAGCTGAAAAATTTCCTGATAAGTTTCATGGTGTAAATCCATTTAAGATAGAGACGGGGAAACCTATTTCTTCTAACAAAAATATTACTTATTCAGAGGTTGCAGGCAATACTTTAGTAGCTTGTGCTGAAAAGGACAAAAGAGTCGTAGCTATTACTGCCGCTATGCCGGGCGGGACAGGATTATCACCCTTTGCAAAACGTTTTCCAGAAAGATTTTTTGATGTAGGTATTGCAGAGCAACATGCGGTTACATTTGCTGCTGGTATGGCGGTTTCAGGCTATAAGCCGTGTTTTGCTGTATATTCTACTTTTTTACAAAGGGCCTATGATCAAGTGGTTCATGATGTGTGTTTACAAAACTTACCGGTGATTTTTTTAATAGATAGAGCAGGTTTAGTAGGAAATGATGGTGAAACCCATCACGGAAGCTTTGACATTTCCTTTTTGTCTCCTGTTCCTAATCTAACCATCATGTCTCCTAAAAACGGATGGGAGCTAGAGAAAATGATAGAATTTGCTATGCAGCATCACGGTCCTGTAGCCATAAGATATCCTCGGGGATCTGCTATAACGATGGAGAATTCTATAAAAAATCCTATTGCTTTGGGAAAAAGTGAAATTTTATATGAAGGTGGTAATGATGCCTTCATTATAGCAGTAGGCCATATGAATGCTTATGCATTAAAAATCTGTGAGGAATTAAAAGAAAAAAGTATTGGAAGCACCTTATGTAACTTTAGATTTATAAAGCCAATGGATGAAACGATGCTGATAAAACAGGTGAAAAATCATAAAAAAGTCTATGTCATAGAGGATAATGCAAAAATAGGTGGGGTGGGAAGCCAAATACAGGCACTTCTCAATAATTATAGGATACTTAAAGAAGTAAATACTATAGGATTGCCGGATGCCTTTATTGAACATGGGGATGTTAATACCTTATATCAGCTTTATGGCTTAAGTATAGAAGAGATCGTCAATAGAATAACAGAAGATTTTGCATCAAAAAACTTTAAAAATATAAGAATACGTTAA
- a CDS encoding glycosyltransferase: MIVSIIVMIVSIFVTRITMPYMMRMLMKANVVGKNYKGDTIPIGMGITFIPVMLCNFFLMILLLKDLQEVIFIFLTGITTMGFAGIIDDLIGNKSASGFKGHFSRFFKGELTTGMLKAGVGGVIAFMISWIYSVGIIEFFINAFVIALFTNLLNLLDLRPGRALKTYLFIAVIFLVIGIAGITKMILFSIIGYCIGYLPQDLKARSMMGDVGSNTLGITLGIITIISFSIKVKVVLLILLLLVHTISEKYSLSKVIKSNYILNYLDELGRS, encoded by the coding sequence ATGATTGTATCAATAATAGTCATGATCGTTAGTATTTTTGTTACTAGAATCACTATGCCTTATATGATGCGTATGTTGATGAAAGCAAATGTAGTGGGGAAAAATTATAAGGGAGACACCATACCTATTGGTATGGGAATAACTTTTATTCCGGTAATGTTATGCAACTTTTTTCTGATGATTTTATTGCTAAAAGATTTACAGGAGGTAATATTTATTTTTTTAACAGGGATAACTACTATGGGTTTTGCTGGAATTATAGATGATTTAATAGGTAATAAAAGCGCCTCTGGCTTTAAGGGACACTTTTCTCGCTTTTTTAAAGGAGAATTAACTACAGGGATGTTGAAGGCTGGTGTAGGTGGAGTGATTGCCTTTATGATTAGCTGGATATATTCAGTAGGTATCATAGAATTTTTTATTAATGCTTTTGTTATAGCTTTATTTACGAATCTTTTAAATCTATTAGATTTAAGACCTGGAAGAGCTTTAAAGACTTATTTATTCATAGCTGTGATTTTTCTCGTGATAGGCATAGCAGGCATAACAAAGATGATCCTTTTTAGTATTATTGGCTATTGTATAGGTTATTTGCCTCAGGACTTAAAGGCAAGAAGTATGATGGGGGATGTAGGTTCCAACACACTGGGAATCACTTTGGGTATTATCACGATAATAAGTTTCTCAATAAAAGTTAAAGTTGTATTATTGATCCTCTTATTATTGGTTCACACGATATCAGAAAAGTATTCTTTATCCAAGGTGATTAAAAGCAATTATATATTAAATTATTTAGACGAACTTGGTCGTAGCTAG
- a CDS encoding glycosyltransferase family 2 protein: MKSTIAIIIPAFNEENRIITTLTAIKEASPLYRIYVVDDGSTDATAQKVAKLEDICLIKSIKNKGKGEALKIGIETAIATSDILVFLDADLQESAKEVKKLIGPILNNEADVTVAKFPPAKKKGGFGLVKKLAQYGVYINTGKRLTTVLSGQRAFKKEVLQDLQFNYSGYGVELGMTIDILNKGYLIKEVAVNMFHNETGRDLQGFYHRGKQFFQILKVFMKKTK; encoded by the coding sequence TTGAAGTCGACGATCGCTATTATTATACCTGCTTTTAATGAAGAAAATAGGATCATAACAACATTAACAGCTATAAAAGAAGCAAGTCCTTTGTATAGAATTTATGTTGTAGATGATGGTTCTACTGATGCTACAGCCCAAAAGGTTGCAAAACTTGAGGATATATGTTTAATAAAATCCATAAAAAATAAGGGCAAGGGAGAAGCGTTAAAGATAGGTATTGAAACAGCTATTGCTACCTCGGATATCTTAGTTTTTTTGGATGCTGATCTTCAGGAAAGTGCTAAAGAAGTGAAAAAATTGATAGGACCCATATTAAACAATGAAGCTGATGTAACCGTTGCAAAGTTTCCGCCGGCTAAGAAAAAAGGAGGTTTTGGACTGGTAAAAAAACTTGCCCAATACGGTGTATATATCAATACAGGAAAAAGATTAACCACTGTGCTTTCGGGGCAGAGGGCTTTTAAGAAAGAGGTTCTGCAGGACTTACAATTTAATTATAGTGGGTATGGGGTTGAGTTGGGAATGACCATTGATATCTTAAATAAGGGTTATCTTATAAAGGAAGTGGCAGTAAATATGTTTCATAACGAAACCGGCAGAGATTTACAGGGTTTCTATCATAGAGGAAAGCAATTTTTTCAGATATTAAAAGTATTTATGAAAAAGACAAAATAG